The genomic DNA TGCTTTTACCCGCAACCAGTCTGGTTTTACAGTCACAATTCGTTTTTATCACTGAAGTTATACAAGTTTAATGGTAGCAAGCAAAGTCCTGGATGAAAAATTTACTTTTTTGATTTGCCTATAATTGTGATATGGTGGTTCTGATATAGTAATTTTTTAACGGGATGTAGCGCAGTTTGGTAGCGCACTGCGTTCGGGACGCAGGGGCCGCTGGTTCGAATCCAGTCATCCCGATTTGTACATTCGCAAATTACTGTCGCTCATTTTATGAAGTAAAGTTGACTTACTTCATAGCACTTAGATTAGGTATACTAAAAATCTTGATAATAATCCCGAATGCAGTGCGCCTTTCAACCCTTCCATAATCAATTCTATTTTGTAACTATTTTAAATTCAAGCCTGCTTTACTAGCGATCGCATTCCAGAATTTGTTTTTCTTTCAACCCACCCTAGTACGTACGTTTGTTTAAATAGGCAAGCTACTCAAACACACGGCATGAAGCCGACGTTCACCCACATCTATATCATTTCATTTAGATGAAAAACTTTCAACTAAAATCTAGCCAACCAATATAAACCCCAGTTGCCTCACCCAAAGCCTTTAACATTGCCTGACTAGAAAGATTAGAAGCAACAGGCAGTTTTAAAACTTGCTTTTCCCAAATGGGTTCTACCGTAGCAGAATAGACCTTGACATTTTGCCCCTTACCAGCGATAAAGGTCAAGCAATGCAATTTCTACGCCAAAAGTGCAAATTTGCAGCCGAGCAAACTGTTGTTTGTGGCGATTCAGGTAATGATATTGCTTTATTCGCAGTAGGTAACGAACGGGGAATCATTGTCGGTAATGCTCGTCCTGAGTTATTACAATGGCATAATCAAAATCCTGCTGATTACCGTTACCTAGCACAAAACTTTTGTGCTGCGGGGATTATGGAAGGATTAAACTACTTTAGTTTCCTAGAATGATAAGTTATCTCAAAGGTATCGTGGCTGGTGTGCAAACGGTTAGCGCCAATCGCACCATCTTGACTTTAGAAGTCAATGGCACGGGGTATGATTTACAAATTCCCCAGCGCCTTGGTGGTCAATTAACTAATACTGGTGATGTGGTACAAATTTTTACCCATTACCAGATTCGGGAAGAAGTTCCTTTACTCTATGGGTTTTCTTCTCCCTCGGAACGGGATTTATTTCGTCACCTGTTGTCTGTGAGTGGAATTGGTGCTGCATTAGCGATCGCACTTTTGGATACTTTGGAATTACCAGAGTTAGTCCAAGCGATTATTGCTGCTAATGTACAGATGTTAATTCAAACCCCTGGTGTGGGTAAAAAAACCGCAGAACGTCTATGCTTAGAATTAAAAAGCAAGTTGATAGAATGGCGCAAATCAGCGGGCTTTTTTGTGGCTACAGGAGGTCCAGCACCGGGAATTTTGGAAGAAGTGCAAATGACTCTCTTTGCTTTGGGATATACTGCTAATGAAGTCAGTCATGCCTTGCACGTCGTCAGCGAAGATGTCGGTTTAACCAAGGATGCCTATGTGGAAGACTGGATTAAACAAGCGATCGCTTATCTGAGTAGTAATGAAGTGGTTCAGGTCGCAAGTGACAGGTAACAGGTGACAGAATTTTTTAGTGCTGAGTTATGAACAAAAATCCTTATGCTTGGATAGAGGCATCTTTAGAAACCATTCATCGGGCTAACTGGTATCGTTCTGTACAAACAGTAGATAGTCTACCCGGTGCAACGGTGCTGTTATCTGGGCAAAAGGTAATTAATTTCGCCAGTAACGATTACTTGGGTTTAGCAGCTGATGAACGCTTACAAAGTGCAGCAATTCAAGCTATTCAAGCATTTGGTACTGGTAGTACAGGTTCTCGATTACTCAGCGGACATCGGCAATTACACAGGGAGTTAGAACAGGCGATCGCATCTACTAAACAAACGGAGGACGCTGTAGTATTTAGTTCTGGATATTTAGCTAATTTAGGTGCAATTACGGCTTTAGTTGGGAAACGAGATTTAATATTTTCCGATCAATATAACCATTCCAGCCTCAAAAACGGGGCAATTCTCAGCGCTGCAACCGTGATGGAATATCCCCATTGCGATATTTCTGCGTTGACAGCTAAGTTAAATCAAGAACGTCAAAAATACAGACGCTGTTTAATTTTGACTGATAGCGTTTTTAGTATGGATGGTGATTTATGTCCCCTACCAGAACTTTTAAACTTAGCCGCAGAATTTAGCTGTATGCTGCTAATAGACGAAGCACACGCTACCGGTGTCATGGGGAAAATGGGGGGTGGTTGTGTAGAGCATTTTGGCTGTACTGGGAGTGATTTAATTCAAATCGGGACATTAAGCAAAGCCTTGGGAAGTTTAGGCGGTTATGTTGCAGGAAGTCATCACTTGATTGACTTTTTAAGAAATCGCGCTCCTAGTTGGATTTATACCACAGCCCTATCACCAGCAGACACAGCCGCAGCCTTAGCAGCTATGAAAATAGTACAACAAGAACCAGAACGCCGTCAGCAACTATGGGCAAATGTTGATTATTTAAAACAATTGGTTACGGAAAATTTACCTAACTTAAAAATATTACCAACAGAGTCACCGATCTTATGTTTTCAGTTACCTGATGCAGCGACGGCTTTAACTGTGGGGCAGAAGTTGAAAGAGGCGGGAATTTTTGCACCTGCGATACGTCCTCCTACTGTACCAACCAGTCGGATCAGGATTACTTTGATGGCAATTCATGAACCAGCACATATTGATAAGTTAGTGCAGACTTTGTGTGATATTTTTTATGTTTGATGATTTCTTATTTCACGCAGAGACGCGGAGACGCAGAGGGGAGGTTGAGAGGTTTTTAGATATTTGTCTCCCTTGGATTATATAGGTATCATACCAGAAAAAAAGTAGGTGTCAATATCAATGGCTGAAATAACCAAGGTTCGTGATTTTATTAGGAAT from Okeanomitos corallinicola TIOX110 includes the following:
- the ruvA gene encoding Holliday junction branch migration protein RuvA: MISYLKGIVAGVQTVSANRTILTLEVNGTGYDLQIPQRLGGQLTNTGDVVQIFTHYQIREEVPLLYGFSSPSERDLFRHLLSVSGIGAALAIALLDTLELPELVQAIIAANVQMLIQTPGVGKKTAERLCLELKSKLIEWRKSAGFFVATGGPAPGILEEVQMTLFALGYTANEVSHALHVVSEDVGLTKDAYVEDWIKQAIAYLSSNEVVQVASDR
- the bioF gene encoding 8-amino-7-oxononanoate synthase — protein: MNKNPYAWIEASLETIHRANWYRSVQTVDSLPGATVLLSGQKVINFASNDYLGLAADERLQSAAIQAIQAFGTGSTGSRLLSGHRQLHRELEQAIASTKQTEDAVVFSSGYLANLGAITALVGKRDLIFSDQYNHSSLKNGAILSAATVMEYPHCDISALTAKLNQERQKYRRCLILTDSVFSMDGDLCPLPELLNLAAEFSCMLLIDEAHATGVMGKMGGGCVEHFGCTGSDLIQIGTLSKALGSLGGYVAGSHHLIDFLRNRAPSWIYTTALSPADTAAALAAMKIVQQEPERRQQLWANVDYLKQLVTENLPNLKILPTESPILCFQLPDAATALTVGQKLKEAGIFAPAIRPPTVPTSRIRITLMAIHEPAHIDKLVQTLCDIFYV